From Pleurocapsa sp. PCC 7319:
GATAAAGGTAGCTCACTACCTGCTTCTATAATCTCTTTAGGGAGTCCTTGATACTTATATTTACTAATATTAAAGCTTCTATTGAATTGAAGATAATTGGTTTCAGGATTATAAGATACTGGTATACTAGATTTATCGCTAATTTGACTATTAACTGATTCCTGGAGAATACTTTTTAAATTGCTTTCAAATTGAGTTAGAGAAAATTTTTCTTTACACCAAGAGTTCAATTTAAAAGCTTTATTTTTCATCTTATTGGGATTAAAATAAGCAAACTCAATATATTTTGCTAGTAAATGATATTGACCCGGATTATATAGTAGTCCATACTCTGAAGAAGGAATTATTTCTTGTGCAGAGGATGAATTTGTGGCGACTATTGGACAATTCAATTGAGCAGCTTCTAAGATACTAAGTGCAAGTCCTTCATATAAACTTGTAGAAATAAATAGGTCACTAAGTGCTAGGAATTTTGCAACACCTTTCCTGTAGCCTAAAAACTTTATTTGATCAGATAAACCCAAATCTAGAACAATTTTTTGATAATAGTCTTTTAATTCTCCTTCACCTAAGAACAGATGATAATAGTTTGGCAACTTATCATGTACCAAAGAAAAAGAAGTAATAATATCTAGAAAATTTTTTTGATGAGAAAACCGTCCTACAGAAATGGATAAAAAAGAGTTTAACGGTAATTTCAGTTCATCAAGTAATTCCAAGCGATAAGTTTTGTGCTGTCTAGGGGTCAAGGAAACATATTCACTTTCAATATCTCGCGAATTATAAAATACTTTGATCAGATTGGAATCAATTCCTGTGGATAAAGCCAGCTGAATTCTATTATCGTTAGATACTGTAAAGAAGTTAGAGTTGACTTTTGCTAAATCCTGCAATAACTGCTTAGTTAAGTCGTTTAAATCAACTTTCCAAGGACAAAGATGTACTAAGTTAGTACTCGGAATTCGTTGAGCATGACAAGCGAGAGATATTCCTAATCCAAAATCTACCCAAGGAAGATTAATAAAGGCACAATCGGGGTTTAATGATTCTAAAATCTTGATAGATTCTCTATATTGTCTAGATAGCTTATCAAGATAACTTGCACTTATACTAAGATCTTCGGCATCTCCTGACCAAGTAATATCAGCAACTAAATAGTTTACTGCTAGATCCGAAAAAAAGTTAATAATTTTATGATTTTTGGGCAGTACTAA
This genomic window contains:
- a CDS encoding glycosyltransferase, yielding MSIHNSLPKIAIFIPSSVIGGAEHYIKNILYLIEEIGFEPTLVLPKNHKIINFFSDLAVNYLVADITWSGDAEDLSISASYLDKLSRQYRESIKILESLNPDCAFINLPWVDFGLGISLACHAQRIPSTNLVHLCPWKVDLNDLTKQLLQDLAKVNSNFFTVSNDNRIQLALSTGIDSNLIKVFYNSRDIESEYVSLTPRQHKTYRLELLDELKLPLNSFLSISVGRFSHQKNFLDIITSFSLVHDKLPNYYHLFLGEGELKDYYQKIVLDLGLSDQIKFLGYRKGVAKFLALSDLFISTSLYEGLALSILEAAQLNCPIVATNSSSAQEIIPSSEYGLLYNPGQYHLLAKYIEFAYFNPNKMKNKAFKLNSWCKEKFSLTQFESNLKSILQESVNSQISDKSSIPVSYNPETNYLQFNRSFNISKYKYQGLPKEIIEAGSELPLSVHSYSNQILEKSHPKYLHCIYKIAKKFLYTKVILCFGSFNSNFFRNYYLKGKYLLFIISLDKPSCVTLSLHHINHTYWGQDLEPDCLAKFTTYEKVTNLVELENINLNKTKINHCFTSKYLLNSHLKLPKNNNLNNLSINLKMIESLFEPTHYYLIEEDPISNSMKMKLAH